CGAAAGATATGACATGCGACATTACGCTCGGCAGCAACGGAACACCAGTAACCCTTAACTTACAGGACTGGCTAGACGGCAAACCGTTACCCCACTATAAGATAACAGGACAGATCGATACGCATCTAACATTCGCAAGTGAATAAAAGGTCGTGACAGAAGTGTTCTGCCACGAGCAAAACCCTAACGATGCTAAGAAAATGTTCTTTGTTTTCTGTATCGTTAGGGTTTTTGTCGTAGTGGCAACTTCTGGAACGCCGTCAATAGGTCGTGACACGAGCGTTAAGACACGAATAAAATCACGAAAAGACACCAGGAAATGGTTTTTGTTTCCGGGTGTCTTTTTGATTTTATAGAAGTGTCTGCTCGTGGAACGCCGTCAATAGGTCGTGACACGAGCGTTAAGACACGAATAAAATCACGAAAAGACACCAGGAAATGGTTTTTGTTTCCGGGTGTCTTTTTGATTTTATAGAAGTGTCTGCTCGTGGAACGCCGTCAATAGGTCGTGACACGAGCGTTAAGACACGAATAAAATCACGAAAAGACACCAGGAAATGGTTTTTGTTTCCGGGTGTCTTTTTGATTTTATAGAATTTTATTCTAAAGCTGTAAGCACTTTAAACGGTCTATTCTCATACAGATCAAATTGCTGCTGACGTAAGTCCATCGCCTTTAGCAGGCGCTGCTTCTGAAACGGCAGTGTGACATACTGTTCGATATTCGCTGCTGTCACCGGGTAAAATGCGACGTCCACCGTCTCTCCTGGTGCACCTTGTAATTCTCCTCCTGTCACTTGCCCTTGAAATGTAAAGTTGATCACACCTGTCGTCTTATTATGCGATGTGTAAAGCAGCGCTGTAATTTCTACATCCAGTCCTGTCTCTTCCTTCACTTCTCTTATTGCACCTTGAATGACATCTTCATCTTTATCCAGGCGACCTCCAGGCAGTTCTAATGTATCACTGCGATGCAAGCTTCTTACAAGGAGTACTTCGCTTTGTTCATTCGTTACATATACATTCGTTGAAACGAGATGTAAATCTTGTTTGTAATCTCCTGTCGGATGAATCACCATTTCCTTCTTAGAAATAATCCACTTATCGTTTGCAAGCTTTTCTGGAAGACTGTTTTTGTAGTGAACTGTTTTCTTGCGCATTTCAAAGAATTCACGGTAATGCTGTTCATCAATATAACCCCATATTTCAGTGATTACAGTATAATCCTCATTTACCCATCTACCGATCAGTTTGACACCGAGTTCCAGATAATTGTTAAGTACATGATTATGAAAATAAGCATTCGTAGATTCATAGCCATCAGGAATAATTCTTATCTCTGTCTTTACTTCAAACATCTCTACACTTCCTAACCTGCTTCTTCGTTCACTCTCATTATACGGTAATCAATTTAACATTTCATTTCACAAGTACAAATTTTACAAAGTTAAACATATATTTAACAGTTCAAATATTCGAATTCGCTATTTATTCGGTATAAAATATTTATATAAGGAGTGATTCGAATGAACACAAAGTTAAATACAAGTATGAAAATTAAAGATCTGACACTTAAGAATCGTATCGTTATGCCTCCGATGTGCCAGTATTCTGTTGAAAAGAAAGATGGTACATCGACAGACTGGCACTACATACATTATGCTTCGCGTGCTGTCGGAGGTACAGGACTGATTATTGTAGAAATGACAAATGTTGAACCTGACGGCAGAATCACCGATCATTGTCTTGGGTTATGGGATGATGCTCAAATTCCAGCATATCAACGTATCGTCCAGGGGATTCATGATAATGGTGCTAAAGCTGCAATTCAAATTGCGCATGCAGGACGTAAAGCGACAGATGTTGAGACACCTGTTTCGAGTTCTGAAACACCGCTCGATGAACCGACAAAGTTCGGTCCGGTGCGTTACCCTCGTGCGCTTTCGACAGAAGAAGTGAAGCTTATGGTAGATAAATATAAAGAAAGCGCGAGACGTGCAGTTGAAGCGGGATTTGATGCGATTGAGATTCATGGTGCACACGGATATCTCATTCATCAGTTCCATTCACCTTCAATCAACAAACGCACAGATGAATATGGTGAAGATTTATCGCTCTTCGGTTGTGAAGTCATACGCGCGGTTAAATCTGTAATGCCTGAAGGAATGCCACTCATCTTCAGAATTTCTGCGCGTGAATATATGGATGGTGGTTATAACTTAGAACATGCACTGCACATCTCAGAAGCGTATGAAGCTGCAGGAGTTGATGTGTTCCATATTTCAACAGGTGGAGAGGCCCCTGCCGGCAAAGAGAAGCCAGGCAACTATCCAGGATATCAAGTGCCATTCGCACGTGCATTCAAAGAGCGATTCAACCTGCCTGTTATTGCGGTAGGCATGCTGGATAATGCGGAAACTGCTGAAATGGTACTGAACAATGATGATATCGCCCTCGTTGCCATCGGACGCGGCATGCTTAATGATCCTTACTGGGCGATTCATGCGGTAAAATCTTTAAGAGACGATATTGAAGTTCCGAAACAATACGAACGAGGTATTCGCTAATGTATGACAATATACTGTTTGATCTGGATGGTACGTTAACCGATCCTTATATCGGTATAACGAACAGCATCATCTATTCTTTACAGCAGATGAATATTGAAGCGCCAGATAACAGTGCGCTTATCCCATTCATCGGACCGCCTCTACATGAAAGCTATAGAACGGTCTATAATCTGCAAGATGAAGATAACGCTACTGCAATTAAGCATTATAGAACTTATTTCAGCGATAAAGGCATGTACGAAAATGAAGTATATGCAGGAATAGAAATTGTGCTGCAGGCACTTACAGCACAAGGGAAGCAACTCTTCGTCGCGACAAGTAAACCGACTGATTTCGCAATTCCGATATTACAGCACTTCAAACTTGATGGTTACTTTATTGAAATTGTCGGCAGTAATATGGATGGCACGCGTACGAATAAAGCAGAAGTCATCGCAACAGTCATGAATACGCATCAGCTAGATCCACATAAGACGGTGATGATCGGTGACCGCATGCATGATATTAATGGCGCACATCAAAATAATATCGACAGTATCGGTGTCCTCTATGGATACGGCAGCGCAGAAGAAATTAAGACGGCAAAGCCAACACACACAATCGCAACAGTGGATTACTTGCTGGATGTACTTCTCTAAACTAAATAATGTTATTCCAAAAAGAACCCGAACACTGCCTAATGCAATGTCCGGGTTCTTCATATTAAATGACCCAGTTCCCATCTTTAAAGACAGGAATCGTTGTTCCATCTTCATACACGCCATCGATATTCAAATCATTGCTACCCATCATAAAGTCCACATGGACGAGTGAATGATTCAATCCTTTATCAAATAGCTCGTCTTTCGATAAATCCTTTCCTCCTTCTATCGCATTTGGAAATGCTCGTCCTAACGCAACATGACACGATGCATTTTCATCATATAATGTATTATAGTAGAGGATACCAGAGTTTGAGATTGGAGAATCATCCGGCACAAGCGCAATTTCACCTAATCGTCTTGCACCTTCATCGTTATTCAGCAAGTTCTTCAGTACTTCATAACCTTGTCCTGCTTCAAAGTCTGTTACAACGCCATCTTTAAATGTTAATTTAAAGTCATCGATAATCGCCCCTTGATACGCGAGAGGTCGCGTATTTCCGATAACACCGTTGACACGTCGATAATCCGGCGACGTAAACACTTCTTCTGTCGGCATATTCACCTGTATTTCAATACCATCTGCATTCTTCGTACTTGCACCTAACCATCGATGTCCTTTTGTTAAACCAATTTCAACATCGGTACGTTCAGAATAATAATGCAGTTTATCGAAGTTCAGTTCATTTAACTTATTAGCACGTGCATTTAAGTTATCGTTATGTTCTTTCCATGCCTGAACAGGATCTGCTTTGTCCACACGCACCGCTTTAATCATTGCTTCAAGCAGTTTAAGTTTCGCCGCTTCTCCTTGTTCTTCTGGGAATACAAGTTCTCCCCATTTGTCGTTCGGGAAAGCAACGATGCACCATGAGAAATCATAACGACCGACTGCTCGCGCGAAGTCTTTATTCATCTCCCCACTCGCTTTAGCAAGTGCTGCAATCTTATCAGGTGCTGCATCTTTCAACAGCTCTGGTGTCTGAGAATAAATACGCAGATGTGCAACTTTCTGTTCAATAAAGTCGTTTACTTCGTCTATCTTATACTGTTTCACCGTTTCGAACACTTCTACAGGTGCATATTCAAAATCCATTTGACGTGATGGTCCATCTGTCAGCTTCTGAATAACATGATGTGCCCCACGTTCATATGCCGCTTTCGTTACTGCTCTAACAAAATCAATCGCATCAATATCTGAATTGATAACCAGCGTCTGTCCTGGCTGCACATTAAGACCTACTTCCACAACTGTCTGTGCATATTTCTCTACTGTTTCAACATAATTCATAACCCGTCTCCTCCATTCTAATAGTTCTATTATATCGGTTTCCGAATGAAAGATAAACAAAAAAACAACTATTCATTATAAATAAAAATACCGGAACAACTGTGCGTGGTTTCATCGACAGCTATCCCAGTATTTTGACTTTAAGCATCAAATAATTCGATACGTTTCACTTTATCATCTTTAAAGATAAACTTCAGGCCAATATGATTTTCTTTATCCATATAATGATACTGTGTCTGATGATTATTCAGTATCGATTTCTTATATGTCGCACCGTATGCTTCTATCACTTGCGCTTTTGAGTCTCCAATACCAATATTGCGTGCCGTATATAATGTATCGTTACGATATAAGATCAGCGCACTTACTTGCTGCTTCTTATTGGATACGCTAATAATCAGTCCAGGTAATGCATTAGAGCGATAAAATGTCTTACCTTCCACTTTCGCATTATCATCTTCTTTGAACTTTTCTAGCAGTGCATTACGATGCTGATGCAGCATATAGTTTCCGATACGCTCCTGACTCAGATTATTATCTGGAGTTGTACAATAATTATAGACGAGCATACCAGAAACGAAGATAACAAACAGCGTAATAATTGTAATTATATATTTCTTCATGAGCGCCACATTCCTCATTCTTTCTCTTTATAATAATATAACATAAAATGCCAGTTTTTTCTTTTAACTTTTCGAGCGTTAACTTTGTCTGACTATTCTGATATTGTTATAATACAATTATAATAAGTTAAGGGGATGAACGTTATGACAACACTTAAAGCGCATTACGACAATGGTTTAACACTAGAACAATATTTAGACCATATGAAAGTAAATAAAGATGAGATGCTTGCGATATATAATGCTTTTCAAGTGCCAGATGATGCACGTCTACAAGAAATTAAAGATAAGAACTTAAAGGCAATCGTCATTACAGAAGACTGGTGCGGGGATGCAATGGTCAATATTCCAGTATTGATGCACATCGCTGAAGCAGCGCGTATCGATCTGCGCTTCTCTTTGCGAGATGACAACTTAGAACTGATGGATCAATATTTAACGAATGGCACTGCACGTTCGATTCCAATCTTCGTATTCCTTGACGACACAGACCATCAGTATGCTGTATGGGGTCCACGTGCGCAAGTCGTTCAAGATTACGTAACAGAGGTACGCCAAGGTTTACCTAGTAAAGATGCACCAGATTTCGAAGAGAAACAAAAGGAAGTGCACCATACAATCCACGAAAAATATAAAAATACGCCAGAATTCTGGGATGAAATCTACAACTCTATCGTAGAACGCCTCATCCATCTATAATCACGAAAACAGTTTGAGAAAAATAATGCTCAAACTGTTTTTTTGTGTAATAAATATTGAATTCGAGGGTATAGATAGGTATATATACTAAAAGAGGTGAAGATATGAACAATTTATATGAAGACGTAAAGCAATCCCGTAACGAACTGCTCACAGAAGTAAAAAAACTCAGTCAATCACAACTTAACTATAACTTTGGTTCAAAATTCAAAAGTATTAAATATAATTTATTACAAATTGCCTATGCTTATCATGAAGGTCTTTCAGACTATAAAGACCAGATTGGTGACTTTAATCTATTTAAAGAAAATGGTCCAAAACTGAACATCATCGATATTCTCAACTATTTCGATAATATTGATTATGCTATCGAACAGAATCCAATCCACCCAGAAAGTGTTATGCCGTATATCTTTAACGAATACGAGTATCGTGGGAAGATTAAGTTTCTGATGACATTCTTTGAAGTCATCGATGGTAATGTAGATGTTGAACGCACAAATGTTAAAGTAACAAGATTATAAAAAATCAGGAGGCTGGGACAAAAGTGTTCTGCCACAAGTAAAAACCGAACAAAACTAATAAATCGTCCTTTGATTTATAGTTTTTGTTTGGTTTTTGTCGTAGTGGCAACTTTTGTTGCGCCCTTTAGTCAGTTAATCAAAAAAACTAGAGACTTAGGTCTCTAGTTTTTTTGAATTAAAGTTTTCTCTTATTTAAAAAATCTGTTTGTTGATTCAGAAGTCTTTCTGGCATCCTTTTAACGAGTGCATTGCGCAGTCGTATAAATGCAGGCGATTCACTTTGAGCAGCTTTCCCTATCTTACGGGACTTCAGTATTACTTGCTTCGTATGCGGTACACTTAATCGGTCGTAATTTGCAAGCGCTTCTTTCAATGGGTACTGTTCTATCTGGTTGACAAGACATACAGCATCTTCAATCGCCTGTGATGCGCCTTGCCCCATATTTGGTGTCGCTGCATGTGCTGCATCTCCTAATAACACGACACGTCCTTTAACGAATGTCTTGAGCGGTTCAATATCGTATATATCATGCTGGATCGGATCACCGACTGTATTGTCAAGAACGTCGGTTACAGCATCCGGAAAATCTTTAAAGTATCGCTTTAACTTCTTCAGATTATAGTTTCTGTATTCTGTATCTCGTTCATGAGCATTAATACATAAGAACCAGTAGACTTCATTATTGTTGAGCGGGACGATACCGAACCTGCCACGCGCATCCCAGTATTCTAACGCTGTCTTATCGTTCAGCCCTGGATTCACGCTCGTTCCTCTAAAGCATGTATATCCTTGGTACTTCGCTTCACTACCCGGGAACATCTGTCTGCGTACTTGAGAATGCAGACCATCTGCAGCAATAACAAGATCATACTGGTTGCTGGCACCATCGTTCGTTTTAATTATCCCTGCATCAAAATCTGTAACCTGTGTAACTTCATTAATAAGTCGAACATTCCCTTTGTAATGATGACGCAGTATATTATGCAGCGAACTGCGCTGTATCGTAATATTATCTTCTCCATCTTTATTAAAGATTACACGATTTAAATATGTATCGTTTCCGTCTCTTAGCTGGGCTTCGATCAAAACATTGCCGTCTCTTTTGATATCTGCAGCAATATCATAACGTTCAAGTGCACGAATTGCGTTTTCACCGATACCTAGACCCACACCTTGTTGCTTTAATACGTGTCTCTTTTCCAGTACTTCCACACGATGCCCAAGACGTTCTAGTAATATCGCTGCGGTTAAACCACCAATACCGGCACCAATGATTCCTATACGCATGCCATCACTCCATTAATTTCATATTCATAATAATAATAGCTATCATCTATACTCGTGCATATAAAGTCTAAAGACTCCAGCAAACGCTGAGATATTGTGTTATCAATTAACGCCGATGCTTTAATCGTCAGTTTGTCATGATGTTTTATTAGATGCGCTATAAGACAGCTTATTGCTTCATAAGCATAACCGTTACGTCTATAGTTACAGCGTATGTGGTAGCCGATTTCTATCTCATGGTGCCAGTTTGGTGGTCCACTGAGTGAAATTTCACCAATGAATGTATCTTTCAGCTTCAGTAACCATGTGCCATAACCGATACGATCCGGCATCATATGCTGTTTGTATACTTCTTGAATATACTTGCTGTCGTCCTTATAGTTTGAGAGCACTTCTTCTAAATTTTGTGCACATAAAGCATCAATTATCAACCGCTCTGACTGTAATTGATAACTGATTGTCATAGCACTGTTCATACGCTCACCTGATTCTCATTATATACTGTCATTATACATCATCCATGATATAAATGCTTTTTTGAGCATAGAGAAACGTCGCCAGAAAGAGTATCTGACGACGTTTAAGTTACTTAGTTATAAAGTTTATTCGATATATATTGCTGGATGATTAAGATGACTGCACCAACAGACCAATATAATGGCAGTGCTGCTGGTGAATGGAAGCTGACGAAGATAATCATCATCGGACTCATCAGCAGCATCGGTCGCATCTGTTTACGCGTTGCGTCCGGCATATATTGCAACGATATCCAGGACTGCAAGAAATATAATGCGCCAGCAATCAGCATCATCACCATGTCCGGACTCCCCAGATTAAACCAGAGAAAACTTTGAGCTGCAATCTCCTTACTATGCGTTATCGCAAAGTATAACGCCATCAATATCGGCATCTGTATGATAACTGGGAGACAGCCCATGTTTAATGGATTTACATTGTATTTGCTGTAAACTTTTAAAAGTTCTTGTGATAATCGTGCTTTCTCCTCTTCATCTTTTGCAACTTTGATCTGATCCTGCAATTTTTTAATCTCAGGTTGAGCAAGCTTCATATTATCTTGCATCGCTTTTTGACGTTTTGTCGCGTTCAGCATCATCGGCATGAGTACAAGCCGTACACAGACCGTAACAAGTACAATCCCCATACCGTAGCTTCCATCAAAGAAACTCGCAAAATATTTTATCAGCTGTGCAAATGGCTCCACCAGTGACTGATGAAATAGACCATCCTCTTGCGGTGCACACCCTGTAAGTAGTAATAATAATGCTGTGAGTAAAACTGTGATTTTTTTCAATTTATGTCCTCCTATATATTAATGTGAAATTAATATATAGGAGATGCCGCTACCTCATCGGACTGTCTGGACAGACACTTAATACGCCATATTAGCGTTTTGGAAATCAATAGACACGTATACGTTACTTTATGTTTGATCTTTCTTACTTCAATCCACTCTGCACTTACTTTGACACGTGCAATCGTGTGAATCAGTAAGAATAAAAAGGCAGTGAAATATGGAATTAAATAGAGTAATTTAAAGAAAATATACTTCCACAACAGATCTTCAGTTAATAAGTTGATCAATAACTCCATCACTTCACCCCTTTCGATATTAGTATAGATAGAATATCATAATTTGGTGGAAGAGTGGTAGTTATGTTATATTGAATATAACAAATTAAGGAGGCATCAACATATACGTGATGGACAAACAATAATGAGAGATGACACGTTAATTTTATTTAACACATTTCATGTGCATATGCACCATTATTGGGATAAGTCTGTCTAATTGTTGATTCTTCAACGTTTATTTAGCATACCCTCTATGTGCATATGCATGTAGGGGGTATATTTATGTTTACGATGAAAAATGAAAATTTAAAGAATGGCACAAAGATTATTTGCAGAAATATTAACTTTGAAATTGAGAATGAACAGCATGTAGCATTAATAGGTAGAAACGGCATCGGTAAGACTACTCTTTTAAATAAAATTAAAGATAAGTTTAATGCCGGAATGCTCAACCAGGAAAATGAAAATTTAGATATAACATTACTTGATTTTTGCTTATCCACATATCCAGAACTTCTTAAAATAAAAAATAGAATGACACACGATTATCATGCTATGGAAGATTATGTTTCTCAAGGTGGATACGAAACTGAACATGAGATTATTATACAACTAAAAAAGTTCGGTTTTAATGAAAAAGATATTGATAGAAAAATGGCTACACTTTCAGGAGGAGAAATTACAAAAGTAAGTATCGTGAAACTACTTAGTCAGAATTATGAACTATTTATCTTTGATGAGCCTACAAATCACATAGATAATGAGACAAAAAATTGGTTAATCAAGTGGATGAATGAAAGTAAGCATACTATAATTTATGCTACTCATGACAGAAGCTTTATTAATAAAACTGCACATAAAATACTTGAGCTGTCAGATGAGGGGTTAAGAACATTTAACTTGGATTATGATGGTTATAAAGTTCAAAAAGAAATAGAACATGAAACAAATCAAAATCTAATAGAAAAAGAAAGAAAAGAAAGAAGAAAAATCAAAAGCATGATCCAGGAATATAAAGAATGGTTTCATAAGGCAAATAACAAAGCGAGCGTAAGAAATCCGTCTGAACAGAAAAAAGTAGCAAAAATTGCTAAACGATATAAAACTAAAGAACAACAGCTATTACAAAAAGAGAGGAACTATCAGGGGCAAATAGTTAAACAAGAAAGAACAGATTACTCGTTAAACACTCAGAAAACCAATATAAAAAATTTTTTATCTTTTTATAATGTCAGCTATATAATAGAAAATAACACTATCTTTAATAATGTTTCTTTTTCTATTAAACAGTCAGAAAAAATATGTATATCAGGAAAAAATGGCAGTGGCAAATCAACCTTGCTGAAACTGATATTAAACGAAATACAGCCAACCAGCGGAAAAATCAATATCAACCCCTCTATTGAAATCGGATATTTTTCACAGCATTTAGAAGTTTTGAACATGAATCGAACCGTTCTTGAAGAAATCCTTTCAATAAAAGATATGACAGAATCTTATGCGAGAACTATATTAGCTTCATTCAGATTCAAAGAAACATTAATCGGTGAAAAGATTCATCATCTATCAATGGGTGAAAAGTGCAGACTTGCGATTGCGAAATTATTTTTTCAAAATCCACATTTATTAATATTAGATGAACCGACGAATTATTTTGATATAGAGATGCAGGAAATATTAGAAGATATGTTACTTCAATATAAAGGAACTCTTATTTTTGTGAGTCATGATCGATATTTTCAAGAAAAAATAGCGACTAGAACTTTAAAAATTCATAATAAAATGTTAATTGATACTGAGAAACATATTAGTGAACCTTTAAATACGGACGTTTTAATCGACCAATTAAACAAGCTGGAAGATGCTGCAAATACTGAACTATTATAATGATTTTCAGCGGGATTATGATGAGAGAGTGGCCGATATTCGGACATTCCGACGTAATTTTGTACGCGAGTGGCCGGTAAACGGACATTCAGACGTAATTTTGTTCGCGAGTGGCCGGTAAACGGACATTCGACCTCTCTTTTGTACGCGAGTGGCCGGTAAACGGACATTCGACCTCACTTTTGTACGCGAGTGGCCGATAAACGGACATTCGGCCATACTTTTATACGCGAGTGGCCGGTAAACGGACATTCGGCCGCACTTTTATACGCGAGTGGCCGGTGAACGGACATTCGTACGTAATTTTATACGCGAGTGGCCGGTAAACGGACATTCGGCCGCACTTTTATACGCGAGTGGCCGGTGAACGGACATTCGTACGTAATTTTATACGCGAGTGGCCGGTAAACGGACATTCGACCGCACTTTTATACGCGAGTGGCCGGTAAACGGACATTCAACCTCACTTTTATACGCGAGTGGCCGGTGAACGGACATTCGGCCACTCCTCAAACACTCACTCAACATAAAAAAACGTGCGATTCCCTAAGGTCGCACGTTCTTCCTATTTTCTTTTCAACAATCTCAAACTATTCAGTGTCACTAATATCGTGGCACCCATATCTGCGAATATCGCGATCCATAATGTGAGCCATCCTGGAATCACGAGTAGTATCGCAAGCAGCTTCAAGCCAAGTGCAAAAGTAATATTCTGCTTTATAATCTTCAAAGTACGTTTACTCAATTGAATCACACGAGGTAAATCGTCAAGATTGTCTTTCATAAATGCAATGTCCGCTGTTTCTAATGCGGTATCTGTAGCCGCCCCGCCCATCGAGAAGCCAACATCGGCCTGAGCGAGTGCGGGCGCATCGTTAACGCCGTCTCCAACCATCGCAACGCGTCCGTGCTGCTGATAGCCTTTAATGATATCGAGTTTATCTTCAGGCAATAATCCCGCATGTACTTGTGTTAACCCGATTTCTTTTCCGATTGTATTCGCCACTGATGGATGATCGCCTGTTAACATGACAGTATCAATGTTCATTTGTTCAAGTGTACGAATGACTGACCCGGCTTCTTCTCGGAGCGTATCTTTAATAAAGAACACGCTATAAATTTTATTGATTGTTCCAAAGAGCACCATTGTTGTGCCCGTTTCATGCAAACTTTCAATCTCTTTTTCTATCTCATCAGATAAATCAAAGAAAGAACGTTGTCCTATTCGGTACTCAATACCGTCAAACACCCCTCTAACACCTTGAGCGGTAACCACTTCATAATCCGTTACAGGAACGAGTGCGCCCGCTTCAAGCGAGTCAACGACCGCACGGCTCAGTGGATGGCCGGCTTCTTTTTCAAGTGTATAGATAATGTCATCCTTCTGATCTGTTTCGAAATCTTTTCTTGATACAACAACGGGTGTGCCCTGCGTTAAAGTACCTGTCTTATCGAAAGCAACGGTGCTAATATGTCCGGCGTTCTCGAGATGCACGCCCCCTTTAATGAGCATTCCTTCTTTCGCGGCGCGTCCAATCGCTGTTACGATGGCTACTGGGGTGGATACTACAAGCGCACAAGGACATCCGACAACGAGCACTGATAACCCTTGATATAAGTAATGATTAAAGTCTCCTCCAAAAAGCGGTGGTACTAC
Above is a window of Macrococcoides canis DNA encoding:
- a CDS encoding heavy metal translocating P-type ATPase, whose protein sequence is MSNKEVYRLEGLSCTNCAAKFQDNVKALPGVEDVSLNFGAAKLEVTGDASIEALEAAGKFDNIKVRPAHIKRVESVPFYKKRENIPFIVSALIFLIGMLCSLNFGEEHTVTRGVFIAAIIVGGYRLFIEGLKGLVKLKFDMNVLMTVAIIGAALIGELQEGAMVVVLFAISEALEGYAMEKSRAGIASLIDISPDVALIMRDGTFIEMDVDSVMPGDIVKVLPGKKVPVDGVVTDGQSNINQASITGESIPVHKQEGDFVYSGTLNESGQLTVRVTKRNDETKLAQMIHLVEEAQSEKAPTQKFVDRFAKYYTPIIMLIALAIIVVPPLFGGDFNHYLYQGLSVLVVGCPCALVVSTPVAIVTAIGRAAKEGMLIKGGVHLENAGHISTVAFDKTGTLTQGTPVVVSRKDFETDQKDDIIYTLEKEAGHPLSRAVVDSLEAGALVPVTDYEVVTAQGVRGVFDGIEYRIGQRSFFDLSDEIEKEIESLHETGTTMVLFGTINKIYSVFFIKDTLREEAGSVIRTLEQMNIDTVMLTGDHPSVANTIGKEIGLTQVHAGLLPEDKLDIIKGYQQHGRVAMVGDGVNDAPALAQADVGFSMGGAATDTALETADIAFMKDNLDDLPRVIQLSKRTLKIIKQNITFALGLKLLAILLVIPGWLTLWIAIFADMGATILVTLNSLRLLKRK